The following are encoded together in the Candidatus Methylomirabilis oxygeniifera genome:
- a CDS encoding exported protein of unknown function (Evidence 5 : No homology to any previously reported sequences) gives MRLRNVVTGMVVLTFVFLAGCGGGGGEAKGDPIAIAQQFIDLYYKQGNTQEAKALANPEMAEKIQATAAAAAETAGDQEVSYILKEQSREGKHSYALFQMMVKKKDGEPVYKTISLFVDLVDGAWKVTLFDERIEPGPHQETTKG, from the coding sequence GTGAGACTGAGAAATGTTGTAACTGGAATGGTCGTCTTAACGTTCGTTTTCCTCGCCGGCTGCGGAGGAGGCGGAGGAGAAGCCAAAGGGGATCCCATCGCCATAGCACAGCAGTTCATAGATTTGTACTATAAGCAAGGAAATACCCAGGAGGCAAAGGCGCTGGCTAACCCCGAGATGGCCGAGAAGATTCAAGCGACCGCGGCGGCGGCGGCGGAGACCGCTGGAGATCAGGAGGTCTCGTATATCCTGAAGGAACAGAGCAGAGAGGGCAAGCATTCATACGCCCTGTTTCAGATGATGGTCAAGAAAAAGGACGGTGAACCCGTGTACAAGACGATCTCCCTTTTCGTCGATCTGGTCGACGGCGCCTGGAAGGTAACCCTCTTCGACGAGAGGATCGAGCCCGGGCCGCACCAGGAAACAACGAAGGGTTAG